From Cucumis melo cultivar AY chromosome 1, USDA_Cmelo_AY_1.0, whole genome shotgun sequence, a single genomic window includes:
- the LOC103489738 gene encoding putative lysine-specific demethylase JMJ16 isoform X1 has product MGEDCTTSSLNQGVENLLAPPGFISRRSFRLRRVEQNANDDSNKTKKTEKGTLSKTSDVKMMEAACRQRPWILFGQNKKDSLEFEFTEHESIPPQSDLPKGVAYGCPECSNCLKVTARWRPDDARSDPLEEAAVFYPTEEEFADTLQYIERIRSRAEPCGICRIVPPPSWLPACLLKEKEIWENSPFLAHYQRIDGFQKTFAHDQFSNHCVDMKNKRRRLDSVCGNRCLMDPDESCKQGQNSELGREFTLKVFKSYADDFKSQYFSSGNKDTNTETKSPMLGEQWEPLVDQVEGEYRRILENPTEQIEVLYGDSSLSSLLLGSGFPSSSSPLNEPGHADHMDSGWKLNNLPRLPGSLLSLDSFKTSSILLPRLCVGMCFSTAPWRVEEHHLPLLCYLHLGAPKIWYGIPGRYIDKFDVVMKSLPENFVGRQRSHRGMVVNQPSITTLKSEGIPIYRCIQNPGEFVLVFPGACHSGFNCGFSVTEEANFAPLDWLPHGYNATELYSVERRKTLISFDRLLLGAAIEAVKAQWEFSLCRNETKDNLRWKDACGKYGILAQTFKSRIRSESLRREYLATALHMHEITRSFDAVRKRECSICLYDLHLSAAGCSCSGDRYSCLIHAKQLCSCPWGNKFFVVRYQMSNLNLLLEALEGKLSAVYKWAKENLGLAVHSYKNTSLQSQPADTPQSSQRSRSEDVESPSTFNSSIDRIKSEIKARLLQAKTLKYRKETGKVTESADTVKDNGIVANSDMRTLAEQSVSKLQPVSSNELKRKESTSTPAVVLNERGDDLIFSLNLESLATLHESSESDEDWSDSGFEVNEQGRHSVVDS; this is encoded by the exons ATGGGCGAAGATTGTACAACAAGTTCATTAAACCAAGGAGTTGAAAATTTATTGGCTCCCCCCGGTTTTATTTCTCGGCGATCATTCAGGCTGAGGAGGGTGGAACAAAATGCAAATGATGATtcaaataaaacaaagaaaactGAAAAAGGGACTTTGTCCAAGACAAGTGATGTTAAAATGATGGAGGCAGCTTGTAGACAGAGACCGTGGATACTATTTGGCCAAAACAAGAAGGATTCTTTGGAGTTCGAATTTACAGAGCATGAG AGCATCCCTCCACAATCTGACCTTCCAAAAGGGGTAGCTTATGGATGTCCAGAATGCAGTAACTGTCTGAAG GTCACTGCAAGGTGGCGCCCAGACGATGCAAGATCAGATCCTCTCGAAGAGGCTGCTGTCTTTTATCCAACAGAGGAG GAATTTGCAGATACACTTCAATATATAGAAAGAATACGTTCAAGAGCAGAGCCATGTGGAATTTGTCGCATAGTTCCTCCTCCATCATGGTTGCCTGCGTGTCTTTTGAAGGAAAAGGAAATTTGGGAAAATTCTCCTTTCTTAGCCCACTATCAGCGGATTGATGGGTTTCAGAAGACTTTTGCACATGATCAATTTTCTAACCATTGCGTAGACATGAAGAATAAGAGGAGAAGGTTAGACTCTGTGTGTGGTAATAGATGTTTGATGGATCctgatgaaagttgtaagcaaGGACAGAACTCAGAACTTGGTCGAGAGTTTACTCTAAAGGTTTTTAAAAGTTATGCAGATGACTTTAAATCCCAGTATTTCAGCAGTGGAAATAAGGACACAAATACAGAAACAAAGTCACCTATGCTTGGAGAGCAGTGGGAACCTTTGGTCGATCAAGTTGAGGGTGAATATAGACGCATTCTTGAGAATCCAACCGAACAAATTGAG GTGCTGTACGGTGATAGTAGTTTGAGTAGCCTTTTACTGGGCAGCGGATTTCCATCATCATCCAGTCCTTTGAATGAACCAGGTCATGCTGATCATATGGATTCTGGTtggaaattaaataatttaccTAGACTGCCTGGTTCACTTCTTTCTTTGGATAGCTTCAAGACATCCTCTATTTTGTTGCCTCGATTGTGCGTGGGAATGTGCTTTTCTACAGCTCCTTGG CGAGTTGAAGAACACCACTTACCTTTGTTGTGTTACTTGCACTTGGGAGCTCCTAAAATATGGTATGGCATTCCAGGAAGATACATCGATAAATTTGACGTAGTCATGAAGAGCCTGCCAGAAAATTTTGTGGGACGGCAAAGGTCTCATAGAGGAATG GTCGTCAATCAACCATCAATTACCACATTGAAGAGCGAAGGGATACCAATTTACCGTTGCATTCAAAATCCAGGAGAGTTTGTTCTCGTCTTCCCAGGAGCATGTCATTCAGGATTTAACTGTGGGTTTAGTGTTACAGAGGAAGCAAATTTTGCTCCTCTTGACTGGTTACCTCACGGTTATAATGCTACGGAGCTGTACTCTGTAGAGAGAAGGAAGACGTTGATATCCTTTGATAGGCTGTTGCTTGGAGCAGCCATTGAAGCTGTAAAGGCACAATGGGAATTCTCATTATGCAggaatgaaaccaaagataaTTTGCGATGGAAAGACGCTTGTGGAAAATATGGGATATTGGCCCAAACATTCAAG TCTCGCATCAGAAGTGAAAGTCTCCGGAGGGAGTATCTTGCGACAGCTTTGCATATGCATGAAATAACCAGAAGTTTTGATGCCGTCAGGAAGCGCGAATGCAGCATTTGCCTTTATGATTTACACTTGTCTGCAGCTGGTTGTTCATGTTCCGGTGATAGGTACTCCTGTTTGATTCACGCTAAGCAACTCTGTTCTTGTCCTTGGGGCAACAAATTCTTTGTGGTACGGTACCAAATGAGCAACTTAAATCTTCTTCTTGAAGCATTGGAAGGAAAATTAAGTGCAGTCTACAAATGGGCCAAAGAGAATCTTGGACTGGCTGTGCATTCCTACAAGAATACTTCACTACAATCTCAGCCTGCTGATACACCCCAGTCTTCACAACGGAGTCGGTCCGAGGATGTGGAATCTCCTAGTACTTTTAATAGCTCGATCGATAGAATTAAGTCAGAGATAAAGGCGCGTCTTCTCCAAGCGAAAACCTTGAAGTATAGAAAAGAAACTGGGAAGGTAACAGAATCCGCAGATACAGTTAAAGATAATGGTATTGTTGCAAATTCCGATATGAGAACTTTGGCAGAACAGAGTGTGTCGAAACTACAGCCAGTAAGCTCGAATGA
- the LOC103489738 gene encoding putative lysine-specific demethylase JMJ16 isoform X2, which yields MGEDCTTSSLNQGVENLLAPPGFISRRSFRLRRVEQNANDDSNKTKKTEKGTLSKTSDVKMMEAACRQRPWILFGQNKKDSLEFEFTEHESIPPQSDLPKGVAYGCPECSNCLKVTARWRPDDARSDPLEEAAVFYPTEEVFSYTLQYIERIRSRAEPCGICRIVPPPSWLPACLLKEKEIWENSPFLAHYQRIDGFQKTFAHDQFSNHCVDMKNKRRRLDSVCGNRCLMDPDESCKQGQNSELGREFTLKVFKSYADDFKSQYFSSGNKDTNTETKSPMLGEQWEPLVDQVEGEYRRILENPTEQIEVLYGDSSLSSLLLGSGFPSSSSPLNEPGHADHMDSGWKLNNLPRLPGSLLSLDSFKTSSILLPRLCVGMCFSTAPWRVEEHHLPLLCYLHLGAPKIWYGIPGRYIDKFDVVMKSLPENFVGRQRSHRGMVVNQPSITTLKSEGIPIYRCIQNPGEFVLVFPGACHSGFNCGFSVTEEANFAPLDWLPHGYNATELYSVERRKTLISFDRLLLGAAIEAVKAQWEFSLCRNETKDNLRWKDACGKYGILAQTFKSRIRSESLRREYLATALHMHEITRSFDAVRKRECSICLYDLHLSAAGCSCSGDRYSCLIHAKQLCSCPWGNKFFVVRYQMSNLNLLLEALEGKLSAVYKWAKENLGLAVHSYKNTSLQSQPADTPQSSQRSRSEDVESPSTFNSSIDRIKSEIKARLLQAKTLKYRKETGKVTESADTVKDNGIVANSDMRTLAEQSVSKLQPVSSNELKRKESTSTPAVVLNERGDDLIFSLNLESLATLHESSESDEDWSDSGFEVNEQGRHSVVDS from the exons ATGGGCGAAGATTGTACAACAAGTTCATTAAACCAAGGAGTTGAAAATTTATTGGCTCCCCCCGGTTTTATTTCTCGGCGATCATTCAGGCTGAGGAGGGTGGAACAAAATGCAAATGATGATtcaaataaaacaaagaaaactGAAAAAGGGACTTTGTCCAAGACAAGTGATGTTAAAATGATGGAGGCAGCTTGTAGACAGAGACCGTGGATACTATTTGGCCAAAACAAGAAGGATTCTTTGGAGTTCGAATTTACAGAGCATGAG AGCATCCCTCCACAATCTGACCTTCCAAAAGGGGTAGCTTATGGATGTCCAGAATGCAGTAACTGTCTGAAG GTCACTGCAAGGTGGCGCCCAGACGATGCAAGATCAGATCCTCTCGAAGAGGCTGCTGTCTTTTATCCAACAGAGGAGGTGTTCAGCT ATACACTTCAATATATAGAAAGAATACGTTCAAGAGCAGAGCCATGTGGAATTTGTCGCATAGTTCCTCCTCCATCATGGTTGCCTGCGTGTCTTTTGAAGGAAAAGGAAATTTGGGAAAATTCTCCTTTCTTAGCCCACTATCAGCGGATTGATGGGTTTCAGAAGACTTTTGCACATGATCAATTTTCTAACCATTGCGTAGACATGAAGAATAAGAGGAGAAGGTTAGACTCTGTGTGTGGTAATAGATGTTTGATGGATCctgatgaaagttgtaagcaaGGACAGAACTCAGAACTTGGTCGAGAGTTTACTCTAAAGGTTTTTAAAAGTTATGCAGATGACTTTAAATCCCAGTATTTCAGCAGTGGAAATAAGGACACAAATACAGAAACAAAGTCACCTATGCTTGGAGAGCAGTGGGAACCTTTGGTCGATCAAGTTGAGGGTGAATATAGACGCATTCTTGAGAATCCAACCGAACAAATTGAG GTGCTGTACGGTGATAGTAGTTTGAGTAGCCTTTTACTGGGCAGCGGATTTCCATCATCATCCAGTCCTTTGAATGAACCAGGTCATGCTGATCATATGGATTCTGGTtggaaattaaataatttaccTAGACTGCCTGGTTCACTTCTTTCTTTGGATAGCTTCAAGACATCCTCTATTTTGTTGCCTCGATTGTGCGTGGGAATGTGCTTTTCTACAGCTCCTTGG CGAGTTGAAGAACACCACTTACCTTTGTTGTGTTACTTGCACTTGGGAGCTCCTAAAATATGGTATGGCATTCCAGGAAGATACATCGATAAATTTGACGTAGTCATGAAGAGCCTGCCAGAAAATTTTGTGGGACGGCAAAGGTCTCATAGAGGAATG GTCGTCAATCAACCATCAATTACCACATTGAAGAGCGAAGGGATACCAATTTACCGTTGCATTCAAAATCCAGGAGAGTTTGTTCTCGTCTTCCCAGGAGCATGTCATTCAGGATTTAACTGTGGGTTTAGTGTTACAGAGGAAGCAAATTTTGCTCCTCTTGACTGGTTACCTCACGGTTATAATGCTACGGAGCTGTACTCTGTAGAGAGAAGGAAGACGTTGATATCCTTTGATAGGCTGTTGCTTGGAGCAGCCATTGAAGCTGTAAAGGCACAATGGGAATTCTCATTATGCAggaatgaaaccaaagataaTTTGCGATGGAAAGACGCTTGTGGAAAATATGGGATATTGGCCCAAACATTCAAG TCTCGCATCAGAAGTGAAAGTCTCCGGAGGGAGTATCTTGCGACAGCTTTGCATATGCATGAAATAACCAGAAGTTTTGATGCCGTCAGGAAGCGCGAATGCAGCATTTGCCTTTATGATTTACACTTGTCTGCAGCTGGTTGTTCATGTTCCGGTGATAGGTACTCCTGTTTGATTCACGCTAAGCAACTCTGTTCTTGTCCTTGGGGCAACAAATTCTTTGTGGTACGGTACCAAATGAGCAACTTAAATCTTCTTCTTGAAGCATTGGAAGGAAAATTAAGTGCAGTCTACAAATGGGCCAAAGAGAATCTTGGACTGGCTGTGCATTCCTACAAGAATACTTCACTACAATCTCAGCCTGCTGATACACCCCAGTCTTCACAACGGAGTCGGTCCGAGGATGTGGAATCTCCTAGTACTTTTAATAGCTCGATCGATAGAATTAAGTCAGAGATAAAGGCGCGTCTTCTCCAAGCGAAAACCTTGAAGTATAGAAAAGAAACTGGGAAGGTAACAGAATCCGCAGATACAGTTAAAGATAATGGTATTGTTGCAAATTCCGATATGAGAACTTTGGCAGAACAGAGTGTGTCGAAACTACAGCCAGTAAGCTCGAATGA
- the LOC103489738 gene encoding putative lysine-specific demethylase JMJ16 isoform X3, with protein sequence MQDQILSKRLLSFIQQRRCSAEFADTLQYIERIRSRAEPCGICRIVPPPSWLPACLLKEKEIWENSPFLAHYQRIDGFQKTFAHDQFSNHCVDMKNKRRRLDSVCGNRCLMDPDESCKQGQNSELGREFTLKVFKSYADDFKSQYFSSGNKDTNTETKSPMLGEQWEPLVDQVEGEYRRILENPTEQIEVLYGDSSLSSLLLGSGFPSSSSPLNEPGHADHMDSGWKLNNLPRLPGSLLSLDSFKTSSILLPRLCVGMCFSTAPWRVEEHHLPLLCYLHLGAPKIWYGIPGRYIDKFDVVMKSLPENFVGRQRSHRGMVVNQPSITTLKSEGIPIYRCIQNPGEFVLVFPGACHSGFNCGFSVTEEANFAPLDWLPHGYNATELYSVERRKTLISFDRLLLGAAIEAVKAQWEFSLCRNETKDNLRWKDACGKYGILAQTFKSRIRSESLRREYLATALHMHEITRSFDAVRKRECSICLYDLHLSAAGCSCSGDRYSCLIHAKQLCSCPWGNKFFVVRYQMSNLNLLLEALEGKLSAVYKWAKENLGLAVHSYKNTSLQSQPADTPQSSQRSRSEDVESPSTFNSSIDRIKSEIKARLLQAKTLKYRKETGKVTESADTVKDNGIVANSDMRTLAEQSVSKLQPVSSNELKRKESTSTPAVVLNERGDDLIFSLNLESLATLHESSESDEDWSDSGFEVNEQGRHSVVDS encoded by the exons ATGCAAGATCAGATCCTCTCGAAGAGGCTGCTGTCTTTTATCCAACAGAGGAGGTGTTCAGCT GAATTTGCAGATACACTTCAATATATAGAAAGAATACGTTCAAGAGCAGAGCCATGTGGAATTTGTCGCATAGTTCCTCCTCCATCATGGTTGCCTGCGTGTCTTTTGAAGGAAAAGGAAATTTGGGAAAATTCTCCTTTCTTAGCCCACTATCAGCGGATTGATGGGTTTCAGAAGACTTTTGCACATGATCAATTTTCTAACCATTGCGTAGACATGAAGAATAAGAGGAGAAGGTTAGACTCTGTGTGTGGTAATAGATGTTTGATGGATCctgatgaaagttgtaagcaaGGACAGAACTCAGAACTTGGTCGAGAGTTTACTCTAAAGGTTTTTAAAAGTTATGCAGATGACTTTAAATCCCAGTATTTCAGCAGTGGAAATAAGGACACAAATACAGAAACAAAGTCACCTATGCTTGGAGAGCAGTGGGAACCTTTGGTCGATCAAGTTGAGGGTGAATATAGACGCATTCTTGAGAATCCAACCGAACAAATTGAG GTGCTGTACGGTGATAGTAGTTTGAGTAGCCTTTTACTGGGCAGCGGATTTCCATCATCATCCAGTCCTTTGAATGAACCAGGTCATGCTGATCATATGGATTCTGGTtggaaattaaataatttaccTAGACTGCCTGGTTCACTTCTTTCTTTGGATAGCTTCAAGACATCCTCTATTTTGTTGCCTCGATTGTGCGTGGGAATGTGCTTTTCTACAGCTCCTTGG CGAGTTGAAGAACACCACTTACCTTTGTTGTGTTACTTGCACTTGGGAGCTCCTAAAATATGGTATGGCATTCCAGGAAGATACATCGATAAATTTGACGTAGTCATGAAGAGCCTGCCAGAAAATTTTGTGGGACGGCAAAGGTCTCATAGAGGAATG GTCGTCAATCAACCATCAATTACCACATTGAAGAGCGAAGGGATACCAATTTACCGTTGCATTCAAAATCCAGGAGAGTTTGTTCTCGTCTTCCCAGGAGCATGTCATTCAGGATTTAACTGTGGGTTTAGTGTTACAGAGGAAGCAAATTTTGCTCCTCTTGACTGGTTACCTCACGGTTATAATGCTACGGAGCTGTACTCTGTAGAGAGAAGGAAGACGTTGATATCCTTTGATAGGCTGTTGCTTGGAGCAGCCATTGAAGCTGTAAAGGCACAATGGGAATTCTCATTATGCAggaatgaaaccaaagataaTTTGCGATGGAAAGACGCTTGTGGAAAATATGGGATATTGGCCCAAACATTCAAG TCTCGCATCAGAAGTGAAAGTCTCCGGAGGGAGTATCTTGCGACAGCTTTGCATATGCATGAAATAACCAGAAGTTTTGATGCCGTCAGGAAGCGCGAATGCAGCATTTGCCTTTATGATTTACACTTGTCTGCAGCTGGTTGTTCATGTTCCGGTGATAGGTACTCCTGTTTGATTCACGCTAAGCAACTCTGTTCTTGTCCTTGGGGCAACAAATTCTTTGTGGTACGGTACCAAATGAGCAACTTAAATCTTCTTCTTGAAGCATTGGAAGGAAAATTAAGTGCAGTCTACAAATGGGCCAAAGAGAATCTTGGACTGGCTGTGCATTCCTACAAGAATACTTCACTACAATCTCAGCCTGCTGATACACCCCAGTCTTCACAACGGAGTCGGTCCGAGGATGTGGAATCTCCTAGTACTTTTAATAGCTCGATCGATAGAATTAAGTCAGAGATAAAGGCGCGTCTTCTCCAAGCGAAAACCTTGAAGTATAGAAAAGAAACTGGGAAGGTAACAGAATCCGCAGATACAGTTAAAGATAATGGTATTGTTGCAAATTCCGATATGAGAACTTTGGCAGAACAGAGTGTGTCGAAACTACAGCCAGTAAGCTCGAATGA